The nucleotide sequence AAAGGAAACACCACAAACAGCACCATATAACAAAGGTGGCATAGGAGGACGAAACGAAGTCTTTAAAAATTTAAAAACAGGAGAAATCTTAACGATTGATGAAATGTTAAAACAACCTGATTGAAAATTATATTCATGAGGATTGAAGAAAGTTTTTAATCCAAGATTAAATGTATGATACATTAGAAAATTACCAAATCATACAAAAAAAGATAATTTAGGTTAGTATGGACGCAATAGGTTTATACACTTCAATCGGTTTACTGTTATTTACTTGTTTATTTATATATCCGATTTATTCTTCTTTTTATATTTATAAATTTCAATATTTTTATTTTATTATTAGCGATGTATACAAAAGAGAAAAAGATATTAATCCTAATGAATATCACCACGAATTTGTAGATTTTTGAAAAGTGGTTTTAAAATATTCAAATTCATTTTATAAAAGGATGTTAATTTGATTGCTGATTGGTATATTTTGGTCAATTATTATTTTAGGGTTAGAATTATGATCAATAATTTATCAAGAAAAATTAGAATATAATGCCTCATACATTCTTGCTTGACTTCCTATGTTTTTTTTCTCTATAATAACTTTAATTGCTTCATATTTTATGTATATTAAATGTTTGGTTTATTGTAATCGGATAAAATTTCATTTTAGAGAAAAGTTTAAATTTTCAAAAATTATTTACAATAAACCTTTATTAAATTCTGAAATATATTTTAATAATAGTTTAAAACCTAATAACTATATACCTTTTCACACCTTTATTTTTGATAATTTTTCAAGGTTTTTGCGAATACATACATTTAAAAAACTCTTTAAAGATGATGCCTATAGTGTTTTTGGTTTCTTTATTTATAACATGCATAAATCAAGAAAGGAAATGCATAAAAATTATTTTAAAGGTTTATACAATGATTATGTAAACTTTTATAATTAAAGAAAACTAATATGGAGGTTTTATTAATTGCTTGAGAAATCATTAATATATTTTCAGTTTCTATGATTACTGTTCTTTTATGTCTTTATGGAATTGTATTAAGTATTCAAAAATATATTATTAGGTTTGTTTTTATAAAGACTCAAAGATTATTGGCGATACCAGAAGCAAAAAATACTCATTTGCTATTTTATGAGGGTTTTATAGAGTTTAAAAATTCAATAAAAAAATGAAAAAGAAAAAGCTGTATATTAATAATTTTTATATTTATTTTGATTTTCATAAATGTATTTATTATTTTAGTTTCTTACCTTGGTTATTTAGATTTGATACTTAAAGAAAACAATAGCGGTGCTTTTTATATAATATTTTACAGTATAATGGTTGGTATTTATGCCTTATCACTACTTATTTGCACATGCTTTATTTATTTTTATAAAAAAGTAGGAAAAAAATATCTTCCACATCTAACTAAATGAATTAATGAATTTAAATATTCATCAGGTGATAATTTTTACCTGAATGGTGAAAATGAGGAAATTCCAGAAAAAGAAAAACTTCTTGTTTATTTTTTTAACGAAAATAAAAAGAAGGCATATCTAGGTTATAACTTTATGTCTTATTTTAATGATGAATACGAACAACAAATTAAAATATTTTATTTTGTAATTTGAGGTTATCATTTTAAAGAAATTAATGATGGGGATATACATTATAGCGATTTATATCAATCATTTTTATACAACAAAAATAATAAACCAAAAGATGATTCTTTCTTTGATAAATTATTTAAGAAGTAAATGGCTTTAATTATTTTTATAAATTATGTTTGATAAACGAAAATCACTATGTGGTAGGTAAATTCGTTAAAATGCAAGGATAAAAACATGTATTGGGGTGATTAAAAACAGGGAATTATCCCTGTTTTTAAAATTATAATCCAAATCCGCCAAGACCACCTATACCACCACCACTTTTAAATGATTTAGCCATATCGCTCATTCTTTTTACCATTGCATCAAAATCTGCTAATAATTTATTAAATTCTTGAGCATTACGGCCGCTACCTTTTAAAACTCTTTCTTTGCGAGATGCTTGTCTTAACAGTTTGGGATTTTGACGTTCACGTTTAGTCATTGAAGAGATTAAAATTTGATAGACATACATTTTCTCTTCGGCTTTATCTAATTGATCTTCGCTTACTTTTGCAGAGAGATTACCGGGAAGCATTTTTAAGATTTTAGAGAACTTACCAAGGTTTTTTACTTGTTTAATTTGCTCTAATAAATCATCTAAAGTAAAGTTTCCACTAAAAATCTTATGAAACATCTTGGTTGCTTTATCTTCATCGATAACATCTTGAGCTTTTTCAATTAAGGTCATCACATCACCCATACCTAAAATTCTATCTGCCATACGTTCAGGATAAAAGAGATCTAAATTTGATGTTTTTTCACCAGTACCAATAAATCTGATTGGCAGATTTAAGATATATCTTAAGCTCAATGCAGCGCCGCCTCGGGCATCTGAATCTAACTTAGTTATAATGGTTCCGTTTAATTTAAGATTTTCATGGAAAGTTTTAGCCACATTAATAATATCCTGACCACTTAATGCGTCAGTTACAAATAAAATATCATCCGGATTGCAAATTTTCTTTAATCTACGCAATTCATCCATTAATTTTTCATCAATTGATAAACGACCAGCAGTATCAATGATAATTAAATCATTATCATTTTCTCTTGCAACCTTTAAAGCATTTTTAACAATTTCATCGGCACTTTTATCAACTCCCTCTTGGTGGTAGTCGATTTGGATATTTTTAGCTAATGTCACCAATTGTTCAACTGCGGCCGGACGGTAGATATCAGCAGCAACGACTAAAGGTTTTTGAACCATTTTTTTCTTTCTAAATCAATATGCTAATTTTGCTGCTGAAGTAGTTTTACCAGACCCTTGCAAACCACACATCATAATAACATACGTTTTTTTATTAATCTGAAATTCTTTAACTTTTCCACCTAAAATCTCAACTAATTCAGTGTGTAAAATTTTAATAAAGTGTTGTGACGGATTTAATTGTCCAATAATTTTTTCAGTCAAAGCTTTTTCTTTGACTTTATTGATAAATTCTTTAACAACTTGTAAATTAACGTCGGCTTCTAATAGCCCCATTTTAATATCGCGAGTAATTTCTAAAATATCAACTTCGTTTAAAGTGACCTTTTTTTGCACTTTTTCTAGTGCTTTTTGCATTCTCTTTTCTAAAAAACCTAACATAAGTTATATTATACAATAACCCTATATTTTCAAACTTGCTAATTTTGAAATTTGGTATAATTTTTAATATGATATATTTAATCGTAGAATATCAAGAAAGGATAGATAAATATATAGCAAATAATTCAGAAATATCACGTAATGATATTAAAGAATTAATTGATCAAAGAGTGGTATATGTTGATGGTGTTTTAGTTAATAAATCTAAATTTATGGTGCGAGAAGGTCAACACATTAAGATATTAAAAGTTTTAGATAAAACTCTTCATGTAGAACCTGAAGAAATGCAATTAGATATTGTTTATGATGACGAGTATTTAAGCGTTATTAATAAACCGTCTGGTTTAGTAGTACATCCGTCGCCCGGACATATTTCAGGGACATTAGTAAATGGATTACTATATCATTTTAAAAATAATCTATCAGATAAAAATGGATTATTAAGACCCGGAATAGTACACCGAATTGATAAGGATACTAGCGGCTTATTAATTATTGCCAAAAATAATCAAATACATCAGTTGTTATCTGAAAAATTTGTGACACATCAAATTAATCGTAAATATCTTGCAATATGTGATGGAATTATTGAAAATAAAAAAATGTTGTTAAATTTACCGATTGGTCGCTCTAATATAGATCGTCAAAAAATGACAATTACTAATATTAATTCTAAACCAGCAATTACACATATTAATTTGCTAAAAACTTTTTATATAGATTCAATGCCAAAATCTTTAGTTCAATGTGAATTGGAAACCGGAAGAACTCACCAGATCAGAGTGCACTTAAAATACATTGGAAATCCAGTTTATGGAGATCCAGTATATGGAAAAGCAATTGATGACAACGGACAACGCTTGCATGCTTATAAATTGGAATTCGAACATCCTATAACTAAACAATATTTAGAGTTTTATAGCAAACCGGGTGACAAATTTCGGGTAGCAGAATTTAATTTTGAAAAATTTATTCAAGAACACGAAACGAAAGGAAATAATGATTAATTGAAGAAATTTAAACTGAGATGAAATAGATAACACTGAAACTTTATGACAAAAATTTAAAAAGCAATCTAATTTGTGAATTATTTTTTATATTATTGTTATTGGTTTAGTGGCTGCAATTTCTTTAATTCAGGTGATTTATGTCGCTGTTGATAAAGCGGGTTATTTTGATTTACAAACTGAAATTTATAAGAAAATAGCAGAATCTAATTCAAACTTTCCCACTGGTAATATTTCTGAATATGTTCAATCAGATTTTATAAGAAATCTTACAACTAATTCGTTTTTAACTATATTTTTATTTACGCTTGTTGTGTTTTTTGTAATTTCGGTATTTAAAGCTTTTAAAAATCGCAATTTTAAATACTTAAACGGTTTAGCCTTAATGGGGATGTGATTTACCGCTATCTATAATATTATTGTCTTTTTTATAAATATTAGAAATTTCTTTGGTTTTCAAGGTTTTAGTGATTACAATGTTGCGATAATGATGGTTGTAACTAATGTTATTTTAGCAGTTTTATATTTACTTATTATATTTTTTCCAGGCAGAGAAGTAAGTAAATTAAGAAAGATGTTTATTTACTTTGAAGGCTACGTTTTGAGAAACAGAGTGATAGAAGAAAATTTAAAAAATATGAAAATGAGTGGTAATTTCCAAGAAATTTTTGCTCCATTTTTTGGTGCAAATGCTCAAGGTGCTAATCAAACTACAACAAGTTCAAACACACAAACAAGTGAAAAACCAGAAAAAAGTGAAGAATATCAAAGACTTTCAAAATTACCGTTAAGTCAATTACATAAAATAGCAGCAAAACTAAATATTTATGGACACGAAGATATTGAAAAAGATGAATTAATAGAAAAAATTATTCAATATTCAAAAAAATAATTACTAAGGTAATTATTTTTTATTGTATCAATTTATAATAAAAGTTCATTTTTTGTTCTTTTTTAGTTTGCATTTACCGATTTTTTTATTAATAAAGTAGGAGGAAAAATGGAAAATAATAAAGATATCATTTCTACTACGATTCATCAAATAGAAAAAAAATTTGGTAAAGAATCAATTATGTTGTTAGGAGATGTTCCTGATTTAGCGATTGAAACTTTTAGCACAGGTAGTATTACTTTAGATACCTTATTAGGTGGAGGTTATCCGAAAGGACGCATTATCGAAATTTATGGACCTGAAAGTTGTGGAAAGACAACGCTTTCTTTGCATGCAGTTGCAGAAGTTCAAAAATTAGGTGGGGTTGCGGCATTTATAGATGCTGAGCATTCAATTGATCCTTTGTTTGCTCAAAAAATTGGAGTAGATGTTAATAATTTAATACTTTCACAACCTGACAGCGGAGAACAAGCGATGGAAATAGTTGATATTTTAGCTAAAACAGGAAATATCGACTTAATTGTTGTTGATAGTGTTGCAGCGTTAGTGCCTGAGGCTGAATTAAATGGAGAAATGACTGACCAACAAATTGGAGCGCAGGCTCGCCTTATGTCGAAAGCATTACGTAAAATTACTGGAAATTTAAATAAAAATAAAACTACAATTATTTTTATTAATCAGATTAGAGAAAAAGTAGGTGTAATTTTTGGTAACCCTGAAACAACACCAGGAGGTCGTGCTTTAAAATTTTATTCAAGTATTCGTGTAGAAGTTCGCAAAGGACAAGCAATTGTTGAAGATAAAGAAATAATTGGTGCAGAAATTAAATTTAAAGTGGTTAAAAATAAAATAGCACCTCCATACAAAACTGGTCAAAGCGAATTTTACTTTGACAAAGGAATTGATAGAGTAGGAGAAATTATCGATTTAGCAACAGATAAAGAAATTTTAGATAAAAAAGGTGCTTGATATGGATATAACGGACAAAATATTGCACAAGGTAAAAAGAATTTAAGAGATTATTTATTAACTAATTCTGAGATATATCATGAAATATATAATAAAGTAAAAGAATTTAGTAAGCATTAAACTTGCTTAATTCTTTTTATTTTTTATAATTACAATATATATTATAAAGGAGATGTTATGGAAATTAAGGTTTTATTCTTAGGTGACATTTTTGGACTTCCTGGAATAATTACAGTTGAAAAATACTTACCAAAGCTGATTAAAGAATATCAAGTTGATTTTGTTATTGCTCAAGGAGAGAATGTTAGTGGTCGAAAAGGTTTAAGTGTTGAAGATTACCAACGTTTGAAGAACGCAGGAATTAATTGTTTTACTATGGGAAATCATGTTTGGGCCAATGACGGAATCTATCAAATTATAGAAAATGATGATATCATCCGTCCTTATAATGTTGATGCAGATTATCCTGGCGATGGAAGTAAAGTGTTTCAAATTAAAAATAAAACTTTACGTGTCTCTTCTTTTATGGGTCAAAGTTTTAATGAATTATTAAAACCATGACATCAACAATATGCAGATTCATTTATTTATAGTTTCGATAATTTATATTTTACTAAAAATAAAACTGATTTTCATTTTATAGATTTTCATGCTGAAACTACAAGTGAAAAATATGTTTTTGGTTTATACGTGGATGGAAAAGTTGATGCAATTTGTGGAACTCACACTCACGTTCAAACTAATGATGCGCATAGATTGCCAAAAGGAACTTTATATATTTCAGATGTAGGAATGGTTGGACCAATTGATTCGGCTATTGGTGTTCGTCCAAATGAAGTAATGTCTAAGATGTTAGATGAAGAAAAGAAGGGTAAATTTATTGTAAGTGATAATAATACTCAAATTAACGCAGTTTTATTAACGCTAAAAAGCAATGGAATTATCAATAAAGAAAATAAGATTCAAGTAATTAATATTTTTGATATAGATATTTATGCTAAAAAGGATCCAATTTTATAAATTGGATTTCTATAGCTGAATCTAGATTGATTTAACAATTTTACGAGAAAAAATAAAATAAATTAATAATGGCAGAGCAATAACTACTAAGGCACCTGCTGATTGAATATTAATAAAATAACCACCGGTTGGTATAGGACCGATTTGTCTGAATCAAATACCGACTGTTTTTTTGCTTGTGCTACTTAATAAATAGTTGGGTCATAAAAAGTCGTTTCATACTGATACAAAGCTAAATATAATTAATAAAAGATAAAATTCTTTCATTTCTTTTCAATAAACTAAATAAATTTTTTGTCATATACTTAAATTATCTACTACAATAAGTTTTTGGTATTTTTGTTTTGCTTTTTCGTAATGTATAAATAAGTTATACATAAAAAAATATGAAAAGATACTATTAGTAATCAATGATAATGGAGTTAATGTATTAGCTAAAAGCAAATCATTTAATAATTTATTTAAAGATAAATATATGGCAAATTCGGGTGTAAAAGAAAATATTAATACAATGATTCAAATTATCTTTTTAAATTTATTAGGAAATCTAGATAAACCTATAGCGAATAGAGTATATGTTAATAATCTAATTAACATTAAAATGAATGCACTTTCAAATGATATTAAAATTGCATTTCAAAATTCTGCATTAGCAAAAAAATTAAAATTCTGATAATTTCACTCCTTGAAATATAATGCAAAATTATGGTTGGTTACTGATGAATTTGATAAAAAAGCAGTGACTATTAAAATGTAAATTGGGAATAAGATAAGAAATACTAGTAATAATATTAGAAATATTTTTAAAACATCTTTTAGGAATTTTTTATACATAATTAAACCCTTTTTCCCTTTGTAATTTAATTACGATATACTTGAAAGAAAACTTAAATAAGTAGATTGTAAGTCAGCTCACTAAAAATAAAAATAGTAAATATAAAATTACAATCAAACTAGCCGCATAAGCTTTGTTATAGTCAACGGTTAGGGCACCGGCGAATGGTTTGATTAATGAAAGAATATAAGATGCAAATGTATGTGCACCTACAATTTGTATTCTTTCTTCTGTTATTATTGTACCTGGATACATTAAAAAAGAAAAGATGATGTTAGTATAAATTATTAGAATAAAAGATTTTCGAAACTCTTTATAGTATAAATGTTTAAATTTATCTCAGAATTTTAGATTATCAACCTTCATTAATTTTTTATATTTTTCATTAACTCTGCTAAAGATAAAACTGAAAACTACAATATTAAAAGGGATCGATCTCCAAAGCTGAAAAATTAACATATAAAATTTAATACTTAATCGATTGTCTCCGTATAAAAAACTTTTATTTGAATTAAATAATTTAAAAAAGAGATTTTCTTGGCCAAATAATAAAATAAATGCTAGACCAACAGTAAAGCCCGAAATAAAGAATTGAGAATAAATTAACTTTAAGAAAAAATTTTTTGTTCTAATGAAAATCATTGAACTAATTAAATAAGCGAAAATAACTGACAAAATTAAAGATATAAGAGTAGGAACAAAGAACAAAAAAGTGGAGTTTGATAATGCTATTTTAAAATTTGGATCATTAAATACCTTTATATAATTAGTAATTCCGTACTCATAAATTGTTCGTTTTGTCTCGCTAGGAAAAGTTATAAAAGATTTATTAATAATACTTATTATTGGATAAATATAAAAAATAAACAATAGAACAAATAGTGGTAATAAATATAAAGATGCGACAGTATATTTTTTTACATTTTCTTTATTGATACTGATTTTCAATTTCTTCATTTTTAAATTTCAAAACCTTTTCTGAATTTATTTCTAAATCAACATAATCACCCACATTCATCTTATTATTGATATTTACTGTGATGTAGTAAGTAGTACCGTTTGAAATTTTATAAATAGTTACATCTGCTACATTATCTTTTTTTATAATTTTTCAGCTAGTGGTTTTATTTGTGGGTTTAATTGTAATGTCGCGTGGTTTAATGAATTTTTTATATTCTTCAGTTTCTTCTAAAACATTTAATCTAGGAGAACAAAAGAAATTGGCGACAAAATATGTTGCGGGATTTTCTAAAATGTTGTCTTTAGTATCAAATTGTTCTATTTTACCCTCACGCATTACTAAGATATAGTCGCTAATTTTTAATGCATCATTTTGGTCGTGTGTCACCAA is from Mycoplasmopsis mustelae and encodes:
- the ffh gene encoding signal recognition particle protein, with amino-acid sequence MLGFLEKRMQKALEKVQKKVTLNEVDILEITRDIKMGLLEADVNLQVVKEFINKVKEKALTEKIIGQLNPSQHFIKILHTELVEILGGKVKEFQINKKTYVIMMCGLQGSGKTTSAAKLAYWFRKKKMVQKPLVVAADIYRPAAVEQLVTLAKNIQIDYHQEGVDKSADEIVKNALKVARENDNDLIIIDTAGRLSIDEKLMDELRRLKKICNPDDILFVTDALSGQDIINVAKTFHENLKLNGTIITKLDSDARGGAALSLRYILNLPIRFIGTGEKTSNLDLFYPERMADRILGMGDVMTLIEKAQDVIDEDKATKMFHKIFSGNFTLDDLLEQIKQVKNLGKFSKILKMLPGNLSAKVSEDQLDKAEEKMYVYQILISSMTKRERQNPKLLRQASRKERVLKGSGRNAQEFNKLLADFDAMVKRMSDMAKSFKSGGGIGGLGGFGL
- a CDS encoding RluA family pseudouridine synthase yields the protein MIYLIVEYQERIDKYIANNSEISRNDIKELIDQRVVYVDGVLVNKSKFMVREGQHIKILKVLDKTLHVEPEEMQLDIVYDDEYLSVINKPSGLVVHPSPGHISGTLVNGLLYHFKNNLSDKNGLLRPGIVHRIDKDTSGLLIIAKNNQIHQLLSEKFVTHQINRKYLAICDGIIENKKMLLNLPIGRSNIDRQKMTITNINSKPAITHINLLKTFYIDSMPKSLVQCELETGRTHQIRVHLKYIGNPVYGDPVYGKAIDDNGQRLHAYKLEFEHPITKQYLEFYSKPGDKFRVAEFNFEKFIQEHETKGNND
- the recA gene encoding recombinase RecA; amino-acid sequence: MENNKDIISTTIHQIEKKFGKESIMLLGDVPDLAIETFSTGSITLDTLLGGGYPKGRIIEIYGPESCGKTTLSLHAVAEVQKLGGVAAFIDAEHSIDPLFAQKIGVDVNNLILSQPDSGEQAMEIVDILAKTGNIDLIVVDSVAALVPEAELNGEMTDQQIGAQARLMSKALRKITGNLNKNKTTIIFINQIREKVGVIFGNPETTPGGRALKFYSSIRVEVRKGQAIVEDKEIIGAEIKFKVVKNKIAPPYKTGQSEFYFDKGIDRVGEIIDLATDKEILDKKGAWYGYNGQNIAQGKKNLRDYLLTNSEIYHEIYNKVKEFSKH
- a CDS encoding TIGR00282 family metallophosphoesterase encodes the protein MEIKVLFLGDIFGLPGIITVEKYLPKLIKEYQVDFVIAQGENVSGRKGLSVEDYQRLKNAGINCFTMGNHVWANDGIYQIIENDDIIRPYNVDADYPGDGSKVFQIKNKTLRVSSFMGQSFNELLKPWHQQYADSFIYSFDNLYFTKNKTDFHFIDFHAETTSEKYVFGLYVDGKVDAICGTHTHVQTNDAHRLPKGTLYISDVGMVGPIDSAIGVRPNEVMSKMLDEEKKGKFIVSDNNTQINAVLLTLKSNGIINKENKIQVINIFDIDIYAKKDPIL
- a CDS encoding ABC transporter permease family protein, which codes for MYKKFLKDVLKIFLILLLVFLILFPIYILIVTAFLSNSSVTNHNFALYFKEWNYQNFNFFANAEFWNAILISFESAFILMLIRLLTYTLFAIGLSRFPNKFKKIIWIIVLIFSFTPEFAIYLSLNKLLNDLLLANTLTPLSLITNSIFSYFFMYNLFIHYEKAKQKYQKLIVVDNLSIWQKIYLVYWKEMKEFYLLLIIFSFVSVWNDFLWPNYLLSSTSKKTVGIWFRQIGPIPTGGYFINIQSAGALVVIALPLLIYFIFSRKIVKSI
- a CDS encoding sugar ABC transporter permease; its protein translation is MKKLKISINKENVKKYTVASLYLLPLFVLLFIFYIYPIISIINKSFITFPSETKRTIYEYGITNYIKVFNDPNFKIALSNSTFLFFVPTLISLILSVIFAYLISSMIFIRTKNFFLKLIYSQFFISGFTVGLAFILLFGQENLFFKLFNSNKSFLYGDNRLSIKFYMLIFQLWRSIPFNIVVFSFIFSRVNEKYKKLMKVDNLKFWDKFKHLYYKEFRKSFILIIYTNIIFSFLMYPGTIITEERIQIVGAHTFASYILSLIKPFAGALTVDYNKAYAASLIVILYLLFLFLVSWLTIYLFKFSFKYIVIKLQREKGFNYV